One window from the genome of Nicotiana tomentosiformis chromosome 5, ASM39032v3, whole genome shotgun sequence encodes:
- the LOC104093674 gene encoding GRF1-interacting factor 1-like: MQQHLMQMQPMMAAYYPNNVTTDHIQQFLDENKSLILKIVESQNSGKLSECAESQAKLQRNLMYLAAIADSQPQPPNMHSQLASGGMMQAGQHYLQQQQAQQLTTQSLMTAARSSSSSMIYGQQQQQQQQQQQQQQQSLSALQQQQAYHNQLGMSSSGGGSSSGFHMLQNDNTHNSNTSLGFPDFGRGLGSGNKQDIGTSLSDQGRGGSSSSHGGENLYLKAADDGN, encoded by the exons ATGCAGCAGCACCTGATGCAGATGCAGCCAATGATGGCAGCTTATTATCCTAACAACGTCACTACTGATCATATTCAACAg TTCCTGGATGAGAACAAATCACTTATTCTGAAGATTGTTGAGAGCCAGAACTCTGGGAAACTAAGTGAATGCGCAGA GTCACAAGCCAAACTTCAGAGAAATCTTATGTACCTAGCTGCTATTGCTGATTCACAGCCCCAGCCTCCTAACATGCATTCTCAG TTAGCTTCTGGTGGAATGATGCAGGCGGGGCAACATTACCTGCAACAGCAACAAGCCCAGCAACTAACAACACAATCGCTTATGACTGCAGCAAGATCCTCCTCCTCTTCAATGATCTacggacaacaacaacaacaacaacaacaacaacaacaacaacaacaacagtcaTTATCAGCATTGCAACAACAACAAGCCTATCATAACCAACTAGGAATGAGCAGCTCTGGAGGAGGAAGTAGTAGTGGATTTCACATGCTGCAAAATGATAATACTCATAATTCCAATACTTCACTTGGTTTCCCTGACTTTGGCAGAGGATTAGGCAGTGGAAATAAGCAAGACATTGGAACTTCTCTGTCTGATCAAGGACGAGGCGGGAGCTCGAGTAGCCATGGTGGTGAGAATCTTTACTTGAAAGCTGCTGATGATGGAAATTAA